CTTGAGACAATTACGGATTTCAATCTTGAGGCAAGATATCCGGATGAGAGATTTTTATTTAAGAAAAAATGCACAAAAAAATTTACAGCAAAATATATTGCTGAAATAGAGTATCTAAAACAATGGCTTTTGAAACAGATTCAATCATAAAGATAGCGAAGAGATATATCAAAGAGCTTGAGAAAAACAATATCAGAATTACTGAAGCAATAATATTCGGATCATATGCAAAGGGAACAGCAAAGGCAGAAAGCGATATAGATATTGCTTTGGTTTCTGAATCGTTCAGTGGCAACAGGTTTGATGACCGTCGTAGGATTGTCCCGCTAAGAAGAAAAATAGACACCCGCATTGAGCCTCTGCCTTTCAGGCCTGAAGACTTTTATAATGGCGGAATGATGGCTGAGGAAATAAAGCGAACAGGGAAGAAGATACTGAAAAAATAAATATTGCTGATGAACAAGGGATTGAAAAAGAAGAAGCGGGCTGTTCGGGGAACAGTCCCTACAGGAAACACGGGAAAATATGCGGTGCGTTCAGGGAACGCACCCTACGGGAAGAGAGAGAATACTGGATCCCCGCTTTCGCGGGGATGACAAAATAAGAAGCGGGGATGGCAAAGAAGAAAAAGGGATGGGAAAAGGAAAAGCACCCATACGTTCCAATAAATTGACTTCTCCAATTAATCTTATATAATCTTATATAGTTAAAATAGAAGATTATATATCATGAATAAAACCAATAAATTAGACGCCAGATTAACCAATATTCCATCTGAAATATGGTCGAAAATCACTCAAATTGACCAGTTAAAAGGTCAGTGGATAGCTGGAGCGCGGTTAAGCCCGCAAATATTGGGACGTCTTAAGCGTTCTGTTTTGATTACTTCAACCGGTGCTTCTACCCGCATTGAAGGCGCCAGATTATCTGATGAAGATGTTGAAAAATTAATGCGTGGTATTTCAGTACAAAAGTTTACTGACCGGGACAAGCAGGAAGTACGAGGATACTATGAATTGTTGGAAAATGTTTTCAATTCATGGAAAAATATTAAATTTACAGAAAGCACTGTTAAGCATTTTCATAATGAATTGCTCAAACACGTTGAAAAAGATGAACGCCACAGGGGCGATTACAAAAAGATTGAAAATAAAGTAGAGATGATCGACGCTGACGGAA
The sequence above is drawn from the Candidatus Schekmanbacteria bacterium genome and encodes:
- a CDS encoding nucleotidyltransferase domain-containing protein → MAFETDSIIKIAKRYIKELEKNNIRITEAIIFGSYAKGTAKAESDIDIALVSESFSGNRFDDRRRIVPLRRKIDTRIEPLPFRPEDFYNGGMMAEEIKRTGKKILKK